The following are encoded in a window of Armatimonadota bacterium genomic DNA:
- a CDS encoding neutral/alkaline non-lysosomal ceramidase N-terminal domain-containing protein, whose protein sequence is MPLYAGVAEVDITPPLGVWMGGYGFRSEGARDVHDPLFARALVLDNGCCRLVLLVADLITLDQDLVHAVRTGVGEKLCVPLENVMLHCTHTHAGPLTQSYRAMGVRDEPYVQMLCRKLVSTAQLAAMRLQPARITYGDASVQIGVNRRNRDPQRGSPGVNLAGSVDGAVQCVCINTPEGNAIAVAFLHACHPTTMGGDNLAISAEWPGAAVSALRQRLDTEAVEAGRRQDAMAIALQGCCGDINPHPRGTWEQVAEYGARVANAAHAARWAAHVRAGESLEARCEVVNLPLLPAPPLEELRAEEAQWDQTLTDERKNGNVGRILHADARRQWARDAMVSEATQQPIELQCFHVGGIRILGIPAEVFVQYQLDFVKQSPEPALVLGYVNGCWNYLPTAAEFPLGGYEVAAAYRYYGTRMFAPECERLVRDAAYRLLGVADADTAPFPLVG, encoded by the coding sequence ATGCCTTTGTATGCCGGCGTAGCCGAGGTTGACATCACGCCGCCCCTGGGCGTCTGGATGGGCGGATATGGCTTCCGTTCGGAAGGCGCGCGCGACGTGCACGACCCCCTCTTTGCTCGCGCGCTGGTGCTGGATAACGGCTGCTGCCGCCTGGTGCTTCTGGTTGCCGACCTCATCACGTTGGATCAGGACCTGGTGCATGCGGTTCGCACCGGCGTCGGAGAGAAGCTGTGCGTGCCACTGGAAAACGTGATGCTGCACTGCACGCACACGCATGCCGGGCCGCTTACGCAGAGTTACCGCGCGATGGGCGTACGCGATGAGCCATACGTCCAGATGCTCTGCCGGAAACTGGTGTCAACGGCGCAACTGGCTGCGATGCGCCTGCAGCCCGCTCGAATCACCTATGGTGACGCCTCCGTGCAGATCGGCGTCAACCGCAGGAACCGTGACCCGCAGCGCGGTTCGCCCGGTGTCAATCTCGCCGGATCGGTGGACGGCGCCGTGCAGTGCGTGTGCATCAACACGCCGGAAGGAAATGCGATCGCGGTAGCGTTTCTACACGCTTGCCACCCAACCACGATGGGCGGCGATAACCTTGCAATCTCGGCAGAGTGGCCCGGCGCCGCAGTCTCAGCGCTGCGCCAAAGGCTGGATACCGAAGCCGTGGAGGCCGGCAGGAGGCAAGATGCCATGGCGATCGCGCTGCAGGGCTGCTGTGGCGATATCAACCCGCATCCGCGCGGCACGTGGGAACAGGTGGCAGAGTACGGTGCACGGGTTGCGAATGCCGCCCATGCTGCCCGATGGGCAGCCCATGTGCGCGCCGGAGAGAGTCTGGAGGCACGGTGCGAGGTGGTGAACCTGCCGCTGCTGCCGGCGCCACCTTTGGAGGAGTTGCGCGCCGAAGAGGCGCAGTGGGACCAAACCCTGACGGATGAACGCAAGAACGGCAATGTTGGGCGCATTCTGCACGCCGATGCCCGCCGTCAGTGGGCTCGTGATGCGATGGTCTCGGAAGCCACACAGCAGCCGATTGAACTGCAGTGCTTCCACGTAGGTGGAATCAGGATTCTGGGAATACCGGCGGAGGTTTTTGTGCAGTACCAGCTCGACTTTGTCAAACAGTCGCCGGAACCGGCGCTGGTTCTAGGCTATGTCAACGGCTGCTGGAACTACCTGCCCACGGCGGCAGAGTTTCCACTCGGGGGTTACGAAGTGGCGGCTGCATATCGGTACTACGGCACGCGAATGTTCGCGCCCGAGTGCGAACGGCTGGTCCGCGATGCCGCCTACCGTCTGCTTGGCGTTGCCGACGCCGATACAGCGCCGTTTCCACTGGTTGGCTGA
- the murB gene encoding UDP-N-acetylmuramate dehydrogenase — MTQMDAQTVAEEWGPAVRNLPLRLRSVLRAGEPMCRHTSLRVGGPADWFAEVDDSNILAELVQTAQSARLPYFLLGEGTNICVSDRGVRGLVIHNRCHSLDLGRRCTVETGHNLMRLFLLAMRAELSGLEYAVGIPGSVGGALASNAGAYQAQICDLVEEVEVVDEGLRQWRPAAWMEFRYRDSRLRRSAAERPVVLSARMRLLPSTHKAIREKARKLQTQRILSQPWESSAGSFFKNSVNHALAQTVPNIRPEARAADKVPTAALSEACGMKGFRFGGAAISARHANFIVNCGGATAGDVRTVADTLKRRVLEQFGLALEEEVMYVGDWSGWPESDG; from the coding sequence ATGACGCAGATGGACGCCCAAACCGTGGCTGAAGAGTGGGGCCCGGCCGTTCGTAACCTTCCACTTCGCCTGCGGTCGGTTTTGCGCGCCGGTGAGCCGATGTGCCGTCACACCAGCCTGCGCGTTGGCGGTCCGGCCGATTGGTTTGCCGAAGTTGATGACAGCAACATATTGGCGGAATTGGTGCAGACGGCGCAGTCAGCCCGGCTCCCTTACTTTCTGTTAGGTGAGGGCACCAATATCTGCGTCAGCGATCGCGGGGTACGAGGGCTTGTCATCCACAACCGGTGCCACAGCCTCGATCTCGGTAGGCGATGTACGGTGGAAACCGGTCACAACCTGATGAGGCTCTTCCTTTTGGCGATGCGCGCCGAACTCTCCGGGCTGGAGTACGCAGTTGGTATTCCCGGTTCGGTAGGCGGCGCTCTTGCCTCCAATGCCGGCGCGTACCAGGCGCAGATTTGCGATCTGGTCGAAGAGGTCGAGGTCGTGGATGAGGGTTTGCGCCAGTGGAGGCCCGCTGCATGGATGGAGTTTCGATATCGCGATAGCCGCTTGCGGCGCTCAGCCGCCGAACGGCCTGTGGTGCTGTCCGCTCGCATGCGCCTTCTGCCCTCCACGCACAAAGCGATCCGCGAAAAAGCGCGGAAGTTACAGACTCAGCGCATCTTGTCGCAGCCGTGGGAGTCTTCTGCGGGCAGCTTCTTCAAGAACTCAGTGAACCATGCGCTGGCGCAAACGGTGCCGAATATCCGGCCCGAGGCTCGCGCCGCCGACAAGGTTCCAACCGCGGCGCTTTCAGAGGCGTGCGGCATGAAGGGCTTCCGGTTTGGCGGCGCAGCAATCTCGGCCCGTCATGCCAACTTCATTGTGAACTGCGGTGGCGCCACCGCCGGCGACGTACGCACTGTTGCCGATACGCTCAAGCGCCGCGTCCTGGAGCAGTTCGGCCTGGCGCTGGAGGAAGAGGTTATGTACGTCGGCGACTGGAGCGGCTGGCCGGAGAGCGACGGCTGA
- a CDS encoding Rrf2 family transcriptional regulator, which translates to MISQTAEYALRAVVHLAQFSDSPQTTEQIGAATQMPRPYLAKVLNALAKARVVRAQRGMHGGFALVRPANALSIYEVVQAVDPLHRILECPLGLPAHAEQLCPLHRSIDEVLELMEQRFRSIVIADILQDPAGIMPLRPNPSQAEQKTG; encoded by the coding sequence GTGATTTCTCAAACCGCAGAGTACGCATTGCGCGCCGTTGTGCATCTTGCCCAATTCAGCGACTCACCGCAAACCACCGAGCAGATCGGCGCCGCTACACAAATGCCACGTCCTTACCTGGCCAAAGTACTGAACGCATTGGCCAAAGCCAGGGTCGTACGCGCCCAGCGAGGCATGCACGGCGGATTCGCGCTGGTTCGACCAGCCAACGCGCTTTCGATCTATGAAGTAGTACAGGCCGTGGATCCACTGCACCGCATCCTGGAATGCCCGCTGGGACTTCCGGCTCATGCGGAGCAGTTGTGCCCACTCCACCGGAGCATTGATGAAGTGCTGGAACTTATGGAGCAGCGGTTTCGGTCGATCGTGATCGCCGACATCCTGCAGGATCCAGCCGGCATCATGCCACTTCGCCCAAACCCCAGCCAGGCGGAGCAGAAAACGGGCTGA
- a CDS encoding P-II family nitrogen regulator has protein sequence MKKIEAVIRPSRMDAVRIALGELGVSGMSVYDVRGSGRHGGHREWYLGHEDVIDLPMKMKLEIVARDEDADAIVEAIMQHARTGQEGDGKIFVLPMEEAVRVRTHERGDDVL, from the coding sequence TTGAAGAAGATTGAGGCTGTTATAAGGCCATCACGCATGGATGCCGTGCGAATCGCCCTCGGTGAGCTCGGCGTTTCGGGCATGTCGGTGTACGATGTGCGTGGTAGCGGCCGTCACGGGGGGCATCGAGAGTGGTATCTCGGTCACGAGGACGTAATCGACCTACCCATGAAGATGAAGCTTGAGATTGTTGCGCGCGACGAGGACGCCGACGCGATCGTCGAGGCAATTATGCAGCACGCTCGAACCGGACAGGAAGGCGACGGCAAGATCTTTGTGCTGCCGATGGAGGAAGCGGTTCGGGTGCGCACGCACGAGCGTGGTGACGATGTGCTGTAG
- a CDS encoding citrate synthase (catalyzes the formation of citrate from acetyl-CoA and oxaloacetate): MNAGSSGLRGVVVGDSTICDVHASGDLFYRGYNIHDLADNATFEETVFLLWNGMLPTRGELAGFRTALAMEAALPAGLLDVLPALHKECSAMDALRTMVSALATYDPDANKNSETANRRKALRLQAKMPTMVAAIERWMQGKPPVAPRAELGLAANFLWMLFGTEADPVFVRAMDVDFTLHADHELNASTFAARVTVATHADIYSGAVSGIGALSGARHGGAAEETMRMLLEIGDVENVDGWVTEKLSGEKRSAVPGFGHAVYRAPDPRARHLHGMSAELADSLGDRRWLNMAEAAEAVVDALSNTPERMAAGKQPIYANVDCFSALCYHQMGLPMRLFTPIFAISRTAGWCAHMMEQYQPDQKIIWPRSEYVGARNLTWTPIEDR; this comes from the coding sequence ATGAATGCTGGTTCAAGTGGATTGCGCGGTGTTGTTGTTGGTGACTCCACGATTTGTGATGTGCATGCAAGCGGCGACCTGTTCTACCGTGGGTACAACATCCACGACCTGGCCGACAATGCAACTTTTGAGGAGACGGTGTTTCTGCTGTGGAATGGCATGCTGCCCACGCGGGGGGAGCTTGCCGGATTCCGGACAGCGCTTGCGATGGAAGCAGCGCTGCCGGCCGGCCTGCTGGACGTGTTGCCTGCCCTCCATAAGGAGTGCTCCGCCATGGACGCACTTCGAACGATGGTGTCTGCGCTTGCGACATACGACCCGGATGCCAACAAGAACTCCGAGACCGCCAACCGGCGGAAGGCCCTACGTCTGCAGGCTAAGATGCCAACTATGGTGGCGGCGATCGAGCGCTGGATGCAGGGCAAGCCACCCGTAGCTCCGAGGGCCGAACTGGGGCTGGCCGCCAACTTCCTCTGGATGCTTTTTGGAACAGAGGCCGATCCCGTGTTTGTACGCGCCATGGATGTAGACTTTACTCTCCATGCCGATCACGAGCTCAACGCCTCTACATTCGCCGCTCGGGTTACCGTAGCCACACATGCCGATATTTACTCCGGAGCCGTAAGCGGCATCGGCGCCTTGAGTGGAGCGCGGCACGGCGGTGCAGCAGAAGAGACGATGCGCATGCTGTTGGAAATCGGCGACGTGGAGAACGTGGATGGGTGGGTGACCGAGAAGCTGTCCGGAGAGAAGCGGTCGGCCGTGCCCGGATTCGGCCATGCCGTTTACCGCGCGCCGGATCCGCGGGCACGCCATCTGCACGGAATGAGTGCCGAATTGGCGGATAGTCTCGGCGATAGGCGCTGGCTGAACATGGCCGAGGCCGCGGAGGCCGTGGTGGATGCGCTGAGCAACACCCCGGAGAGGATGGCCGCCGGCAAGCAGCCGATCTACGCGAATGTAGACTGCTTCTCGGCATTGTGCTACCACCAGATGGGGCTGCCGATGCGGCTCTTTACGCCGATCTTTGCGATCAGCCGTACGGCCGGCTGGTGCGCCCATATGATGGAGCAGTACCAACCCGATCAGAAGATCATCTGGCCACGCTCTGAGTATGTTGGCGCCCGAAACCTGACGTGGACACCCATTGAGGATCGCTAG
- the cysC gene encoding adenylyl-sulfate kinase, whose translation MAESLGLVLWFTGLSGAGKSTLANLIANALRKENLRVEVLDGDEIRTNLSKGLGFSKEDRDTNIRRIGWVARVLARNGVVAITAAISPYRSVRDEVRLSVEAEGCPFVEVWVNADIETLIARDTKGLYRQALAGELPGFTGVTDPYEEPVSPELVVCTDKEGPEESAQRVLALCRGAIR comes from the coding sequence ATGGCAGAATCGCTCGGTTTGGTCCTCTGGTTCACGGGGCTTTCTGGGGCGGGCAAATCGACGTTGGCAAATCTTATTGCTAACGCGCTCCGGAAGGAAAACCTCCGCGTTGAGGTACTGGACGGCGACGAGATTCGGACCAACCTCTCCAAGGGCCTGGGTTTCTCAAAAGAGGACCGGGATACCAACATCCGGCGAATCGGCTGGGTAGCCCGGGTGCTGGCACGAAACGGCGTAGTAGCGATAACGGCCGCAATCTCGCCATATCGATCGGTGCGTGACGAGGTACGACTGAGCGTGGAGGCGGAGGGGTGCCCGTTTGTGGAGGTATGGGTAAACGCAGATATCGAGACGTTGATTGCCCGCGATACAAAGGGTTTGTACCGCCAGGCTCTGGCCGGCGAACTGCCCGGATTTACCGGCGTGACAGACCCCTATGAAGAGCCTGTCTCCCCCGAACTGGTTGTATGTACCGATAAGGAGGGACCGGAGGAGTCGGCGCAGCGCGTGCTCGCCTTATGCCGTGGCGCAATCCGGTAG
- a CDS encoding aminotransferase class III-fold pyridoxal phosphate-dependent enzyme produces the protein MTLKPPITGSAYIAARAAESLPGGTVSYNRRMQPELAFTRAHGPYMWDADGRRYLDFHAAFAPFLLGHANTEVDEAVVAAITDRAPLAGAGVTPMEVDAAELFLQCVRTAEQVQFTTSGSEATYHALRLARAVTGRSHIVVMQGGYNGWHDHVACNVMTPLSELGPRVSPGEYPYLPMTAGVAAGVAETVHPINFNDLDSARLMLEKYPVAAVITEPILQNVGIIKPQPGYLAGLQNMCRDAGALFILDEIKTGFRHALGGWQSIEMLSPDLSVFGKAIANGYALGAVAGSRTVMERFAAPDVADRVLIGGTYNGHPAPMAAAIATMRLLQRDEFSLYPRLDSLGARMQAGLEAAASDLGLTATVARQGSAYCLYFMDHLPVDWHDILLHHNFAADVEYRRRLIDAGVFHFPVATKQSSISTAHSEYHIDLAVKEAARAMEALPV, from the coding sequence ATGACTTTGAAGCCACCCATCACCGGCTCGGCATACATTGCGGCACGCGCGGCGGAGAGCTTGCCGGGCGGCACCGTTTCGTATAACCGCCGGATGCAGCCGGAGCTGGCATTTACACGCGCTCACGGCCCTTACATGTGGGATGCCGATGGGCGCCGCTACCTCGATTTTCATGCGGCGTTCGCTCCCTTTCTGCTGGGTCACGCGAACACCGAAGTCGATGAGGCGGTGGTCGCGGCCATTACGGATCGGGCGCCGCTCGCCGGTGCAGGCGTCACGCCGATGGAAGTGGACGCCGCCGAACTGTTTCTCCAGTGCGTGCGTACGGCCGAGCAGGTGCAGTTCACCACCAGCGGTTCTGAGGCCACCTACCATGCTCTCCGGCTGGCCCGAGCCGTGACGGGCCGCAGCCATATCGTGGTGATGCAGGGCGGCTACAACGGCTGGCACGATCATGTTGCCTGCAATGTGATGACTCCGCTTTCGGAACTGGGCCCACGCGTATCGCCAGGGGAGTATCCGTACCTGCCGATGACGGCGGGTGTGGCGGCCGGCGTGGCTGAAACGGTACATCCGATCAACTTCAACGATTTGGATTCGGCCCGACTGATGCTCGAGAAGTATCCGGTCGCAGCCGTCATTACCGAACCGATCCTGCAAAACGTCGGCATCATCAAGCCGCAGCCCGGCTACCTGGCCGGCCTGCAGAACATGTGCCGTGATGCGGGTGCGCTTTTCATTCTCGACGAGATCAAGACCGGCTTCCGCCATGCGTTGGGCGGATGGCAATCCATCGAGATGCTCAGCCCGGACCTCTCGGTGTTTGGCAAAGCCATCGCCAACGGCTATGCCCTGGGAGCTGTAGCAGGCTCGCGCACGGTAATGGAAAGATTCGCCGCGCCGGATGTCGCCGATCGCGTACTGATCGGCGGCACCTATAATGGGCATCCTGCGCCTATGGCTGCGGCGATTGCCACCATGCGACTCCTGCAGCGCGACGAATTCAGCCTCTATCCAAGACTCGATTCTCTCGGCGCTCGAATGCAGGCTGGGCTCGAGGCCGCGGCCTCTGATCTTGGCCTAACAGCAACTGTAGCGCGCCAAGGGTCGGCGTACTGCCTCTATTTCATGGACCATCTGCCCGTGGATTGGCACGATATCCTTCTGCATCACAACTTTGCCGCCGACGTGGAGTACCGTCGTCGGCTGATCGACGCAGGAGTGTTCCACTTCCCAGTCGCCACCAAGCAGAGCAGCATAAGCACCGCACACTCGGAGTATCACATCGATCTGGCGGTTAAGGAGGCAGCGAGGGCGATGGAGGCGCTGCCCGTCTGA
- the leuS gene encoding leucine--tRNA ligase translates to MSSPEETPDRYDFNAAESKWQALWERAGLFRTPEDSSRPKLYALDFFPYPSGAGISVGHCRNYVPLDVYARMKRMAGYDVLHPMGWDAFGQPAENAAMRLRVSPRDLVPRYAANYKHQLKLIGISYDWDREINSSDPEYYRWTQYFFLLLYRRGLAYRQTAPINWCPSCRTGIANEEVVANRCWRCESLVEKRPMPQWYFRITAYAERLLDTLDGLAWPEGIRAMQRAWIGKSQGAEVVFGLQGLPETLCVFTTRPDTLWGATFMVLAPEHPLVPDLTTADRSAEVEAYRDRAAALTEIDRQSTERPKTGVFTGSFAVNPVNGEAIPIWIADYVLMGYGTGAIMAVPAHDQRDFEFARKYGIEVRWVYRTPESPPEAEMERAEPAGGSMVDFGTPDRPFPFAGAPNDKETVGAVIRWLEDRRIGHEQVNYRLRDWLISRQRYWGAPIPIIHCDVCGEEPVPEADLPVLLPDLSRYESGLGGESPLANVPEFVNVSCPKCGAPARRETDTMAGFACSSWYFLRFADPHNGSEPFSQEAVRRWLPVDLYVGGAEHAVMHLLYARFWTKVIHDAGLITFDEPFTRLRNQGMLLAHTPGREVVQAEEVEGDEGDAGELIEDWKPLKPDELATFPPEKVQYRWVKMSKSLFNVVTPDAMAEQYGADSLRLFGMFAAPFEDTVKWNESGIDAMAKWVQRLWQVYRDLLPIYTADWRNQPAPSEPGALVLRRSLHATIHKVTGDIEEFRLNTAVAALMGLVNRASAFRNDVATRRPSADEQLAASEFLETLPLLISPAAPHLADTLWEMLGKTGFTLEQPWPACDPAMLILDAITVVVQVNGKLRAQLEAAPGTPDAELQEMALAAERVQPWLEGKTIRRVIVVPDKLVNVVVS, encoded by the coding sequence ATGAGTTCACCCGAAGAGACTCCGGACCGATACGACTTTAACGCTGCGGAGAGCAAATGGCAGGCCCTATGGGAACGGGCCGGCCTCTTCCGGACGCCGGAGGACAGCAGCCGTCCCAAGCTTTATGCGCTCGATTTCTTCCCGTATCCGTCCGGCGCCGGTATCAGCGTAGGCCACTGCCGCAACTACGTGCCGCTGGATGTATACGCCCGCATGAAGCGGATGGCTGGCTACGACGTGCTGCACCCCATGGGCTGGGACGCGTTCGGCCAGCCGGCCGAAAACGCGGCGATGCGGCTTCGCGTCAGCCCGCGAGACCTGGTACCGCGTTACGCTGCCAACTACAAGCACCAACTGAAGCTGATCGGCATCTCGTACGATTGGGATCGTGAAATCAACTCGAGCGATCCTGAATACTATCGCTGGACCCAGTACTTCTTCCTGCTGCTCTACCGTCGCGGTCTGGCGTACCGGCAGACGGCGCCGATCAACTGGTGCCCCAGCTGCCGGACTGGAATCGCAAACGAGGAGGTTGTAGCCAACCGCTGCTGGCGATGTGAGTCCCTGGTAGAAAAGCGGCCGATGCCACAGTGGTATTTCAGGATTACCGCCTATGCCGAACGGTTGCTAGACACGCTGGATGGACTGGCCTGGCCCGAGGGCATTCGCGCCATGCAGCGTGCCTGGATTGGTAAAAGCCAGGGCGCCGAGGTGGTTTTTGGACTGCAGGGGTTGCCGGAGACACTTTGCGTATTCACAACGCGGCCAGACACCTTGTGGGGCGCCACCTTTATGGTGCTGGCCCCGGAGCACCCGCTTGTTCCGGATTTGACCACAGCGGACCGCAGTGCAGAAGTGGAGGCATACCGCGACCGTGCGGCAGCGCTGACAGAGATCGATCGACAGAGCACCGAACGGCCAAAAACCGGCGTGTTCACCGGCTCGTTTGCTGTAAATCCGGTGAACGGAGAGGCGATACCGATCTGGATTGCCGACTACGTGCTGATGGGCTACGGTACTGGAGCCATTATGGCCGTACCGGCGCACGATCAACGTGACTTTGAGTTTGCACGGAAGTACGGCATTGAGGTCCGATGGGTCTACCGGACGCCGGAGTCACCGCCGGAAGCTGAGATGGAGCGTGCGGAGCCTGCCGGTGGGTCGATGGTGGACTTTGGCACTCCAGACCGCCCGTTTCCATTTGCTGGGGCGCCAAATGACAAGGAGACAGTAGGCGCCGTCATCCGGTGGCTGGAAGACCGACGAATCGGCCACGAGCAGGTGAACTACAGGCTTCGCGACTGGCTGATCTCACGTCAGCGCTATTGGGGCGCGCCGATACCGATAATTCACTGCGATGTTTGCGGCGAGGAGCCGGTGCCTGAGGCAGACTTGCCCGTGCTGCTGCCGGACTTGAGCCGCTATGAATCTGGCCTCGGTGGTGAGTCGCCGTTGGCTAACGTGCCGGAGTTTGTGAACGTGTCGTGCCCCAAGTGTGGAGCGCCTGCACGGCGGGAGACCGATACGATGGCCGGGTTCGCCTGCTCTTCGTGGTACTTCCTGCGATTCGCCGATCCGCATAACGGCAGTGAACCGTTCTCACAGGAAGCGGTTCGCCGATGGCTTCCCGTGGATCTGTACGTTGGTGGCGCCGAGCACGCGGTGATGCACCTGCTGTACGCAAGGTTCTGGACCAAGGTGATTCACGATGCCGGCCTGATAACGTTCGACGAGCCGTTCACGAGGCTGCGAAATCAGGGCATGCTGCTAGCCCACACGCCTGGCCGTGAGGTGGTGCAGGCGGAGGAGGTGGAGGGTGACGAGGGCGATGCCGGAGAGCTGATCGAGGATTGGAAGCCACTGAAGCCGGATGAGCTGGCGACCTTTCCACCTGAGAAGGTGCAGTATCGCTGGGTGAAGATGAGCAAGAGCCTCTTCAATGTTGTGACGCCCGACGCCATGGCCGAGCAGTACGGCGCAGACAGTCTTCGGCTGTTTGGAATGTTCGCTGCGCCGTTTGAGGATACGGTGAAATGGAACGAATCGGGCATTGACGCCATGGCAAAATGGGTTCAGCGTCTGTGGCAGGTCTACCGTGACCTGCTGCCGATTTATACCGCCGATTGGCGCAATCAGCCGGCTCCATCCGAGCCTGGAGCCCTTGTGTTGCGGCGTTCGCTGCACGCCACGATTCACAAGGTGACTGGAGATATTGAGGAGTTCCGACTCAACACGGCCGTTGCCGCGTTGATGGGGCTCGTGAATCGGGCGTCGGCTTTCCGAAACGATGTCGCCACGCGGCGTCCATCGGCGGATGAACAGCTTGCGGCCTCCGAATTCCTGGAGACCCTGCCCTTGTTGATATCACCAGCCGCGCCGCACCTGGCCGACACACTGTGGGAAATGCTGGGCAAAACCGGCTTCACGCTGGAGCAGCCGTGGCCGGCGTGCGATCCGGCGATGCTGATTCTGGATGCCATCACAGTGGTTGTGCAAGTGAACGGCAAGCTGCGAGCACAGTTGGAGGCCGCACCGGGCACGCCGGATGCCGAGCTGCAGGAAATGGCACTGGCAGCGGAGCGGGTACAGCCATGGCTCGAGGGTAAAACTATCCGCCGCGTCATCGTGGTTCCGGACAAGCTGGTTAACGTGGTCGTCAGTTAA
- a CDS encoding DUF1559 domain-containing protein has protein sequence MKHLRAFTLIELLVVIAIIAVLAAILFPVFGQAREAARKTACLSNMRQIGLATRMYMDDYDSTFPQTKRTDGAPDVDDADGSIENPDTGSMFAMILPYTGHGGASTEDVLYQQRLFACPDDPAPFDSNCPDVINIGGPHVISYLVNGYFVWGITDAGVVSPSSTILFAERRSVAEGTPAAPPFCDDIYHPWFYPPINPAAPADEMDAFTGAIATHRHNGGSNFVFTDGHAGWKVWTQTFAPPTVNLHKPY, from the coding sequence ATGAAGCACCTGCGCGCGTTTACACTGATCGAGCTTTTAGTAGTTATCGCTATAATTGCCGTATTGGCAGCGATTCTGTTTCCGGTTTTCGGTCAGGCTCGTGAAGCGGCGCGCAAGACCGCGTGCCTCAGCAATATGCGGCAAATAGGCCTCGCGACGCGCATGTATATGGATGACTACGACAGCACGTTTCCGCAGACGAAACGCACGGACGGCGCGCCCGACGTAGACGACGCCGACGGCAGTATCGAAAATCCCGATACCGGCTCCATGTTCGCTATGATCCTTCCGTACACGGGTCATGGCGGCGCCAGCACCGAGGACGTACTCTACCAGCAGAGACTGTTCGCGTGTCCGGACGATCCGGCGCCATTCGACTCGAACTGCCCGGACGTTATCAACATTGGCGGTCCGCATGTGATCTCGTACCTGGTAAACGGCTACTTTGTTTGGGGCATCACCGACGCGGGTGTGGTTTCTCCATCGTCCACGATCCTGTTCGCGGAGCGGCGGAGCGTCGCGGAAGGCACGCCTGCAGCGCCACCCTTCTGCGACGACATCTACCACCCATGGTTCTATCCGCCGATCAACCCCGCTGCTCCGGCAGACGAAATGGATGCCTTTACCGGGGCGATTGCAACGCACCGTCACAACGGCGGCTCAAACTTTGTGTTCACCGACGGCCACGCCGGCTGGAAGGTATGGACGCAAACCTTCGCGCCACCGACGGTGAATCTCCACAAGCCGTACTGA
- a CDS encoding prepilin-type N-terminal cleavage/methylation domain-containing protein encodes MKAAKATGFTLIELLVVIAIIAILASILFPVFSQAREKARSISCLSNCSQLAMAHIMYWQDYDDTTVTSWSYGFPGDFEWYVQPYVKNFDVMLCPSYRVAMTSLATACNNADFLPGHVNNPTGQAYNWGYGYNTGLAWDDDTGLTRQAPADYPDMTPYEFDFNGMAYTAYYRNPSMNGIAEASMASPSQLILLGDTVDTVPAGLGLPDLSLDRTGTCNTVRKQNWPRHTAGANLVYCDSHAKWYHYQTSLVTLNDQVTPGTFVGQTNQVVPDPCTYISDYDGTNDPNNCKQLGNLHVP; translated from the coding sequence ATGAAGGCCGCAAAAGCGACCGGTTTCACACTGATCGAGCTATTGGTAGTTATAGCCATCATCGCTATACTTGCCTCGATCCTCTTTCCGGTCTTTTCGCAGGCACGCGAGAAGGCTCGCTCCATCTCGTGCCTGTCCAACTGCAGCCAATTGGCAATGGCGCACATCATGTACTGGCAGGATTACGACGACACCACCGTTACCTCATGGTCGTACGGTTTTCCCGGCGATTTCGAATGGTATGTGCAGCCCTACGTGAAGAACTTCGACGTGATGTTGTGCCCCTCTTACCGCGTCGCCATGACCTCGCTGGCAACCGCCTGCAACAACGCGGACTTTCTTCCCGGTCACGTCAACAACCCGACTGGGCAGGCGTACAACTGGGGGTACGGTTACAACACCGGCCTTGCATGGGACGACGACACAGGGCTCACCCGCCAGGCGCCGGCCGACTATCCGGATATGACGCCATATGAGTTTGATTTTAACGGTATGGCCTACACCGCTTACTACCGCAATCCCTCGATGAACGGTATCGCCGAGGCATCGATGGCATCACCCTCACAGCTGATACTGCTCGGCGACACCGTGGATACGGTACCGGCTGGTTTGGGACTGCCGGATCTGAGCCTTGACCGCACCGGAACGTGCAATACCGTGCGCAAGCAGAACTGGCCACGACACACCGCCGGAGCAAATCTGGTCTACTGCGATTCACACGCGAAGTGGTATCACTATCAGACTTCGTTGGTCACACTGAACGATCAGGTAACACCAGGTACGTTTGTGGGTCAAACCAATCAGGTCGTGCCGGATCCATGTACGTACATCAGTGACTACGACGGCACCAACGATCCCAACAACTGCAAGCAGTTGGGCAATCTACACGTGCCGTGA